CAAATATTTTTTAAAATGTCGGTCTAGAAGAGGGAGGCGTTGCATGAAGGAAGGTCGAATATCCATCGTTGAGAAAACCGAGGGGAGCTTTTCCGGTATAAAAATAGAGGTGAATATCGGCGCGTCGGGAAAAAGCGCATGGAGCGTTTCGACCACCCGCTCCGCGCCGCCGTATTGATTGAGATAATCATGGACGATGGCGAGCTTCATGGAGAGGACATCGTCCCGCGCTCCCCAACAGACGACGCATCGCGCTCCGCGATGACGACCAGATCTCCTTTAAACATAAAACCCATGAACCAGAGATTTAAAAAGGTCTTTGCAAGCGCTACCAGGAAGTGTTTGTTCGGCTCCTTGTCCCGGGTCGTCTTGATCACCTTAAAGCCGGCCCGCTGGAGCAGAAGCACCAACAATTTCTCGGGATAGGGCCGGACATGGGTCGGGTCGAGCCAGAACCGCTCCGAGGTTCTCAGATCACTGGCGTTGGGGGTGATTAAAATCAGGCGGCCCCCCTTCTTCATCACCCGTTGGAATTGGCGGATCATCTCCATCGCCTCATTCGGCTGCAGATGCTCAATGACATGCGAGCAAAAAATCCCTCCGATGGATTCATCCCGGAGAGAACGAAGATGGCCGAGCGCGTCCCCCTGAACCGCATCGAGCCCTTTGTTCTTGCAGAGTTGAACCGCCTTCTCCGAAAGGTCGAGACCATAGCCGTTTAATCCGGCCTGCTTAAACAGATCGAGCATGATTCCCCGCCCGCAACCGAGATCGAGGATGACGCCGGGCGCCTGTTGAAAGTAAGGGAGATAGCGCGCCTGGTTCTTCCGAATCTGCGACGCATCTCCCCAGGCATACAGAAGATCGATATCGAGATCTTCGATCTGCCCGGCGGGCCGATTCTGATCTTCTTTAGCCAACCGGTCTCCTCCCCGCTATTTTAAAGACATAAATCGACTGAATTGCGGTGTTGATCGCCTCCGTGACCACCACCGCGATCGCCGCCCCTATCATACTATAGCGGGGGATGAGAACAAAACCGAGGATTGAATTGATCAAGAGATTGCCGGCGGCCACCGCAGTCACAACGCGGTACTTTCCGAGCGAGTTGATTATGGCGGTCAACATGGCATTGATCGATTTAAAGACGATCGAGCCGCTCAATATCATCAACACCAAGGTAACTCTGTCGGAAGGGGTCACCACCCAGCCGATGAGCGGACGGGCATAGAACGAGAGAAGAGAGGCGACGGAGAGGGTCGACAGGAAGGTGACCATCAAGACCTTTGAGACGATCCTCCGACTTCCTTTCTGGAAAAAGTCGCCGGAGGGAGACGAAAGAGAAGCATAAAGGGAGAGGGAGAGCGATGTGAAAATCAACATAAACGGTTCTGTGATCCGAAAGGCCGCCGCATACTCCCCCACGGCGGTGGTCCCTTGAAACCATCCGAGAAGAAGCTGATCCATTCTCATATAGATCACGATCATCATGACCGACAGACCGACCGGGAGGCTCTCTCCAATTAATTCGCGCGCGACGGCCGATTGAAACTGCGGGCGGACCCTTCCATAACGGCCATAAATTTTAAAGAGAATAATTAAGTTGGCCAGCTCCGTCACCGGAACGATGAAACAGATCAGCAGGAGCGAGCCCCCGCCTCGAAGGATGATCAGCGTCAACAAGATATAAGAGAGGGCGCTGATGATGTGGCCCAGCGCGGCCTCAATCAATCGCAGTTTTGCCTGGAAATAGGTATTGAATAGATTAATTAAGAGCGTGGTATAAATGGTCGTCGCCAAAATCAGCAGGAAAGGACGGCCGCCGATATCGGGATAAAGGAAGGAGAAAGAAATCAGCGCAATGAGGTAGCCGCCGGTCGCGAAAAGGCATTTCAAGGCAAACGCATTTCCGATCAGCGCTTCAACGGCGCCCTGCTGTCGGGAGAGCCTTCTGATGAGAACCGTATCAACGCCGAGATCGGAGAGAGACCTGAATATTTCCACGAAAGCATAGACGAGCGAAAAGACGCCGAACTCCGCCGGGCCAAACTGTCTGGCGATCAGAAGAAAAAGAAAGACGCGGGCGATCCCCGTCAGTCCCTTGAGGAAGACCATCACCATCGTGTTCTCGACGATGGCGGAAAGAGCTCCGGATTTTCTGAGGACGGCTCGGAAGGTATTTATCATGGAGGGGGCACATCCGTATAAATCTCTTAATCTTTGAGTATTGATCGATAAACTTTTTATTTTCCTTGGACCACGCGATCGTAGACGTCCAACGTCAAGGCGGCGCATCGCTCCCAGCTGAACTGCTTCGCCCGCTCCAGCCCCTTTTGGCTCAGCAGAGCACGCCGCGCTGGATCGGTGATGAGGTCCTCGATCTCCGCCGCCAGCCGTCCGACATCCTCAGGATGGACCTGCACCCCC
The Candidatus Manganitrophaceae bacterium DNA segment above includes these coding regions:
- a CDS encoding class I SAM-dependent methyltransferase produces the protein MAKEDQNRPAGQIEDLDIDLLYAWGDASQIRKNQARYLPYFQQAPGVILDLGCGRGIMLDLFKQAGLNGYGLDLSEKAVQLCKNKGLDAVQGDALGHLRSLRDESIGGIFCSHVIEHLQPNEAMEMIRQFQRVMKKGGRLILITPNASDLRTSERFWLDPTHVRPYPEKLLVLLLQRAGFKVIKTTRDKEPNKHFLVALAKTFLNLWFMGFMFKGDLVVIAERDASSVGERGTMSSP
- a CDS encoding flippase; translation: MINTFRAVLRKSGALSAIVENTMVMVFLKGLTGIARVFLFLLIARQFGPAEFGVFSLVYAFVEIFRSLSDLGVDTVLIRRLSRQQGAVEALIGNAFALKCLFATGGYLIALISFSFLYPDIGGRPFLLILATTIYTTLLINLFNTYFQAKLRLIEAALGHIISALSYILLTLIILRGGGSLLLICFIVPVTELANLIILFKIYGRYGRVRPQFQSAVARELIGESLPVGLSVMMIVIYMRMDQLLLGWFQGTTAVGEYAAAFRITEPFMLIFTSLSLSLYASLSSPSGDFFQKGSRRIVSKVLMVTFLSTLSVASLLSFYARPLIGWVVTPSDRVTLVLMILSGSIVFKSINAMLTAIINSLGKYRVVTAVAAGNLLINSILGFVLIPRYSMIGAAIAVVVTEAINTAIQSIYVFKIAGRRPVG